One part of the Marispirochaeta sp. genome encodes these proteins:
- a CDS encoding DNA-directed RNA polymerase subunit omega → MIIPLDLLVDNTDNVYEMTCAAIRRAVQVTITGDEEIEQNGGKVVSTAIKQVLNRTVQYRLEE, encoded by the coding sequence ATGATTATTCCATTGGACCTGCTGGTGGACAACACGGACAACGTTTACGAGATGACCTGCGCCGCGATTCGACGGGCGGTACAGGTTACGATTACTGGAGACGAAGAGATCGAACAGAACGGCGGCAAAGTTGTTTCCACGGCGATCAAACAGGTCCTTAACAGGACCGTACAATACAGGCTTGAAGAGTAA
- the miaA gene encoding tRNA (adenosine(37)-N6)-dimethylallyltransferase MiaA codes for MKSNFNYVNQEPPALPVVLLFGPTGVGKTDLTGHLSGADFEVISADSMQVYRGMDIGTAKPSAEFMQKIAHHLIDIRDPNEQFHVGDFIRLADEAVLDILKRGKLPLISGGTAYYFKHFLYGLPDAPSSDPQVRADLSKRAAREGLVPLRAMLARVDPVSAARIDDNDAYRIQRALEVYISSGRPLSSYKVPEKPRRGLDPLIIGLQRPREELYRRINRRVELMFRDGLVREVESLKKTGYRAQDPGMKAIGYREFFTENNDSEETETDIMRVMESIRTASRRYAKRQLTFFRALPGTLWKHPEEREEIIRMIYSFFKSRKESISRFSSGSIE; via the coding sequence TTGAAGAGTAATTTTAATTACGTAAACCAGGAACCACCGGCATTACCGGTGGTTCTTCTTTTTGGGCCAACCGGTGTCGGCAAGACAGACCTTACAGGTCATCTTTCCGGGGCAGATTTCGAGGTAATCAGCGCCGATTCCATGCAGGTCTACCGGGGCATGGATATCGGCACGGCAAAACCTTCCGCCGAGTTTATGCAGAAAATAGCCCATCACCTTATAGATATCCGTGATCCGAATGAACAGTTCCATGTAGGGGATTTTATCCGCCTTGCGGATGAGGCTGTGCTGGATATCCTGAAGCGAGGAAAGCTTCCTCTTATCTCCGGCGGAACCGCTTATTATTTCAAACATTTTCTCTACGGACTTCCCGATGCACCTTCCTCGGATCCTCAGGTAAGAGCGGACCTTTCCAAACGGGCCGCCAGAGAAGGTCTGGTCCCGTTAAGAGCGATGCTTGCCCGGGTGGATCCAGTTTCGGCCGCCAGGATCGATGATAACGATGCTTACCGTATACAGCGTGCACTTGAGGTATATATCAGCTCCGGACGGCCGCTCTCTTCCTATAAAGTCCCGGAGAAACCGCGCCGGGGACTTGATCCCCTGATCATCGGCCTTCAGCGGCCACGGGAAGAGCTGTACCGGCGGATAAACCGGAGGGTAGAACTGATGTTCCGGGACGGCTTGGTCCGGGAGGTGGAGTCTCTGAAAAAGACCGGATACAGGGCTCAGGACCCTGGCATGAAGGCCATCGGCTACAGGGAGTTTTTTACTGAAAATAACGACTCCGAAGAAACAGAGACAGATATTATGCGGGTTATGGAGAGTATCCGGACTGCCAGCCGCAGATACGCAAAACGGCAGCTCACCTTCTTCCGCGCCCTGCCTGGGACTCTATGGAAACATCCGGAGGAGAGGGAAGAAATCATTCGAATGATCTATTCCTTTTTTAAGTCCCGGAAAGAGTCGATCTCCCGCTTCTCTTCCGGTTCAATAGAATAG
- the amrA gene encoding AmmeMemoRadiSam system protein A has translation MKDFMEPFTNAEKKALLALARWSIGRELGTAVPKNFFADFSSFVQEHPVLQQKMGAFVTLRKSGDLRGCIGNMIGRAPLHETIMSMAISSAFHDPRFPPVKKEEFPEVSVEISVLSPLVNIDSTEELEPGEHGLYITRGFHSGVLLPQVATEQGWNREEFVRHTCLKAGLPPGAVDEPDTRLEIFTAQIFCEEDLKLQ, from the coding sequence ATGAAAGATTTCATGGAGCCCTTTACCAATGCCGAAAAGAAGGCCCTGCTTGCACTCGCCCGCTGGAGTATAGGACGGGAACTGGGAACAGCCGTCCCGAAGAATTTCTTTGCCGATTTTTCTTCCTTTGTACAGGAACACCCTGTGCTTCAGCAGAAAATGGGCGCCTTCGTTACCCTGCGCAAAAGTGGAGATCTGCGAGGCTGCATCGGCAACATGATCGGCCGTGCTCCCCTGCATGAAACCATCATGTCCATGGCAATTTCAAGCGCCTTTCATGACCCCAGGTTTCCGCCGGTGAAAAAAGAGGAATTTCCTGAAGTCAGTGTAGAGATTTCCGTACTATCCCCCCTGGTAAATATAGATTCAACGGAAGAACTGGAACCTGGCGAACACGGTCTTTATATTACCAGGGGTTTTCACAGCGGAGTGCTGCTTCCCCAGGTGGCTACGGAACAGGGATGGAACCGGGAAGAGTTTGTCCGGCATACCTGTCTCAAGGCCGGTCTGCCTCCCGGGGCCGTGGATGAACCGGACACCCGGCTCGAAATTTTCACCGCTCAGATATTCTGCGAAGAGGACCTCAAGCTACAATGA
- the amrB gene encoding AmmeMemoRadiSam system protein B: MHRYPLSCATDDLRPLLAAGHFFSGDNEKLGSQFDKLFSSQKRPSKKQARAAIVPHGAVTYAGPGLTWALQRLSLESADAVILLAQVHRETEDTIWLPDYSGFMTPFGTLTVPSRKTLEEISGFADLFRTGRIPFEEEPCFDMILSALSYLGFSGQILPILFGSDRDSLKKAGLDLLDYLDPAYLPVIISNHIKDPHSGIIEAQDGKNLVKLLETHLSAPPARWYHGENPQYCAALWTRSDVEDAEKVRGKE, translated from the coding sequence ATGCATAGATATCCCCTTTCCTGTGCTACCGATGACCTTCGACCACTCCTTGCGGCTGGACACTTTTTTTCCGGCGACAATGAAAAACTCGGCTCTCAATTTGACAAACTCTTCTCGTCTCAGAAAAGACCGTCCAAAAAACAAGCACGTGCCGCAATCGTCCCCCACGGCGCTGTTACATACGCAGGTCCCGGCTTAACCTGGGCCCTGCAGCGGCTCTCCCTTGAAAGCGCAGATGCGGTTATTTTACTGGCACAAGTTCACCGGGAAACAGAGGATACCATCTGGCTGCCTGACTATTCAGGTTTCATGACCCCCTTCGGCACTCTTACGGTTCCCTCCCGGAAAACGCTTGAAGAAATCTCGGGTTTTGCAGACCTGTTCAGAACTGGCAGAATCCCCTTCGAGGAAGAGCCCTGCTTCGACATGATCTTAAGCGCCCTGTCGTACCTGGGCTTCAGCGGACAGATTCTTCCAATCCTGTTCGGCTCCGACCGGGATTCCTTGAAGAAAGCAGGATTGGATCTTCTGGACTACCTGGACCCCGCGTATCTTCCTGTGATCATCAGCAACCATATAAAGGATCCGCATAGCGGAATAATCGAAGCGCAAGATGGAAAAAACCTCGTAAAACTATTGGAAACACACCTTTCCGCTCCCCCTGCCAGGTGGTATCATGGAGAGAATCCGCAGTACTGTGCCGCCCTCTGGACAAGATCGGATGTGGAAGATGCGGAAAAGGTGAGAGGTAAAGAATAG
- a CDS encoding NFACT RNA binding domain-containing protein: MSLNWREIDTILDELSLAGGFIQNIIQPDFSSLVLELFIPGKGAEGRFSLYISLQQGKTRIHRISAKIPRQIKLQRFPQLLRSRIKGCRILTARQVPGQRMVEIKVLHGDKPLSLWLRLWGNAGNIILCRDNGEIIDAFYRRPARGEVSGGSFLPWSEEYRDKDEAFTLEDYSEYADYNSFIEDRYSTLETDEAFARSRNDLLHQWRRYWNSLKGRLKGIENAASREEQHETEGSAGDLILASLHRIQTGDRWLETEDYTSGNTVQIPLDPALSPQENAQKYYSLRKKKERRRKHALEQIDDLRRETEQAEEFVAACERAETLSDLEGIPRAPEKKNRRESEEPERPGAVFFSREWQIIAGRSAAESDKLLREWAKGNDYWIHVRDYPGGHIFLRGPKGKSPPLDVLLDAGNLALHYSKARRGGGGDCYYTQVKYLRRPREAKLGTVLPTQEKNLSISLDEERLHRLLDCHA, encoded by the coding sequence ATGTCTCTTAACTGGCGTGAGATAGACACCATACTCGATGAACTCAGTCTGGCCGGGGGCTTTATCCAGAATATCATTCAGCCCGATTTTTCCTCTCTTGTGCTTGAACTGTTTATACCAGGCAAAGGTGCAGAAGGCCGCTTCAGCCTCTATATTTCCCTGCAGCAGGGGAAAACCCGCATCCACAGGATATCCGCTAAAATTCCACGGCAGATCAAGCTGCAGCGTTTTCCTCAGCTGCTCCGCTCCAGGATTAAGGGCTGCAGAATACTCACTGCCCGGCAGGTACCCGGACAGCGCATGGTAGAGATCAAGGTCCTCCATGGAGACAAACCTTTAAGCCTCTGGCTGCGACTCTGGGGAAACGCGGGAAACATAATCCTCTGCCGGGATAACGGAGAAATCATCGACGCTTTTTACCGCCGCCCCGCCCGGGGAGAAGTCTCCGGGGGCAGTTTTCTTCCCTGGAGCGAGGAGTATCGGGATAAGGATGAAGCTTTTACCCTGGAGGATTATTCCGAATACGCCGATTACAACAGCTTTATCGAAGATCGTTACTCCACGCTGGAAACAGACGAGGCGTTTGCCCGGAGCAGGAACGATCTTTTACATCAGTGGCGGCGTTACTGGAATTCCCTCAAGGGTCGTCTGAAAGGTATAGAAAATGCCGCATCCAGGGAAGAACAACACGAAACCGAAGGATCCGCCGGAGACCTGATCCTTGCAAGCCTCCACCGGATACAAACCGGAGACCGCTGGCTTGAGACGGAGGATTACACAAGCGGAAACACGGTACAAATTCCCCTGGATCCCGCGCTCTCTCCCCAGGAGAATGCCCAGAAATATTACAGCCTGCGAAAAAAAAAGGAACGGCGCCGGAAGCATGCTCTGGAACAGATAGATGACCTGCGCCGGGAAACGGAACAGGCAGAAGAATTTGTCGCAGCCTGTGAACGAGCCGAAACACTCTCCGATCTCGAAGGCATTCCCCGGGCACCGGAAAAAAAGAACCGCCGCGAATCGGAGGAACCGGAACGTCCCGGAGCTGTCTTTTTTTCCAGGGAATGGCAGATAATCGCAGGTAGAAGCGCCGCCGAAAGCGACAAGCTGCTCAGGGAATGGGCCAAGGGCAACGACTACTGGATCCATGTCCGGGATTATCCGGGTGGACATATTTTTCTCCGGGGGCCAAAGGGAAAAAGCCCGCCCCTGGATGTACTCCTTGACGCCGGCAACCTTGCCCTCCATTACAGCAAAGCCCGGCGGGGTGGAGGCGGCGACTGTTATTACACTCAGGTTAAATACCTGCGGCGTCCCCGGGAGGCAAAATTGGGAACTGTCCTGCCTACCCAGGAGAAAAACCTGAGCATAAGCCTGGACGAAGAACGACTCCATCGGCTTCTGGATTGTCATGCATAG
- a CDS encoding O-acetyl-ADP-ribose deacetylase, whose protein sequence is MERIEERIELMQGDITTLQVDAIVNAANSSLMGGGGVDGAIHRAGGAAILAACREIRQNQYPHGMPAGKAVITTAGNLSAKYVIHTVGPRWGGDETAARRHLAEAYGNSLELALQNRCKSIAFPAVSTGVYGFPKKLAAPIAYGTVSTFLREHDLPKKVIFVFFSLGDLEIFRSGMHKSIAE, encoded by the coding sequence ATGGAGAGAATTGAGGAACGGATAGAACTGATGCAGGGCGACATTACCACCCTGCAGGTGGATGCGATAGTGAATGCCGCCAATTCCAGTCTTATGGGAGGCGGGGGTGTAGACGGAGCTATCCACCGGGCCGGGGGAGCTGCCATTCTGGCTGCTTGCCGGGAAATTCGTCAGAACCAGTATCCTCACGGTATGCCCGCAGGAAAGGCGGTAATTACCACTGCCGGGAACCTGTCAGCAAAGTATGTTATCCACACCGTCGGCCCTCGCTGGGGTGGAGACGAAACGGCTGCCCGCAGGCATTTAGCCGAGGCGTACGGTAACAGCCTTGAACTTGCCCTGCAGAACCGCTGTAAGAGCATCGCGTTTCCCGCGGTCTCCACCGGTGTTTATGGTTTTCCTAAAAAACTGGCAGCTCCAATTGCTTACGGTACTGTCAGCACCTTTCTGCGGGAGCATGATCTTCCGAAAAAGGTAATCTTTGTCTTTTTCTCTCTCGGGGACCTGGAGATATTTCGCTCCGGCATGCACAAGAGTATCGCGGAATAG
- the hisC gene encoding histidinol-phosphate transaminase: protein MYSRKVRALTPYVPGEQPQNRQYVKLNTNENPFPPAPGVSELLRGFDAGALRLYPDPDSQRLRDTFAMRFDLKRENIFCGNGSDEVLSHLFYAFFDEEFGPVLFPDVSYSFYPVFCSFHGLPYQEVPLTGDFDIDLELFVRAAAESDYSGIIFANPNAPTGKSLGRNAIINLLESVRPDRLVAVDEAYVDFGGESVAGLVNEYPNLLVVGTLSKSYSLAGLRLGYAAGQPELIAALTRTKDAFNSYPVSRLSQEIAAVALKDYDYFQQSRDKLIAVRDWTAEKLTEMGWQVLPSKANFLFARPSFASADELYAILKKRGFLVRHFSNPRTREFLRISIGTRDDMEGFIGELDRIKNGD, encoded by the coding sequence ATGTATTCCAGAAAAGTGAGGGCCCTTACACCCTATGTTCCGGGAGAACAGCCCCAAAACAGACAGTATGTAAAACTGAATACCAACGAAAACCCCTTTCCTCCTGCTCCAGGTGTTAGCGAGCTGCTGCGGGGCTTTGACGCAGGAGCTTTGAGGCTCTACCCCGACCCCGATTCACAGCGTTTACGGGATACATTTGCGATGCGTTTCGATCTTAAGCGTGAAAACATCTTTTGCGGTAATGGTTCCGACGAGGTTCTCTCCCACCTGTTTTATGCTTTTTTTGATGAAGAATTTGGTCCTGTATTGTTTCCGGATGTCAGCTACAGCTTTTACCCGGTATTCTGCTCATTCCACGGATTGCCTTACCAGGAAGTCCCCCTTACCGGGGACTTCGATATAGACCTGGAGCTTTTTGTAAGGGCAGCCGCGGAATCCGATTACAGCGGCATTATCTTTGCTAATCCCAACGCTCCCACCGGAAAATCCCTGGGAAGGAACGCAATAATTAATCTGCTTGAATCTGTCAGACCGGACCGGCTGGTGGCTGTTGACGAAGCCTATGTCGATTTCGGCGGAGAAAGCGTTGCAGGCCTGGTCAACGAGTATCCCAATCTGCTTGTGGTCGGCACCCTGTCCAAAAGTTACTCACTTGCCGGACTGCGCCTGGGCTATGCCGCAGGGCAGCCGGAGCTGATCGCAGCCCTGACCAGGACAAAGGATGCCTTTAACTCTTACCCTGTTTCCCGGCTGTCCCAGGAGATTGCCGCTGTTGCTCTAAAGGACTACGACTATTTCCAGCAAAGCAGAGACAAGTTAATTGCCGTCAGAGACTGGACAGCGGAAAAGCTGACAGAAATGGGATGGCAGGTGCTGCCGTCAAAGGCCAATTTTCTCTTTGCCCGGCCCTCTTTTGCCTCCGCAGATGAACTGTATGCTATATTGAAGAAGCGGGGATTCCTGGTCCGGCATTTTTCCAATCCCCGCACCAGAGAGTTTCTTCGTATCAGCATCGGAACCAGAGATGATATGGAAGGCTTTATCGGGGAACTCGACAGAATTAAAAATGGAGATTAA
- a CDS encoding folylpolyglutamate synthase/dihydrofolate synthase family protein — MKEPLPPALAEAFAWIESFTNFERRAADNLRPFRLDRMKMLAREFGDPQNSFSIIHVAGSKGKGSTCAFAGSILTAAGFRTGVYASPHVLSYRERFMLDGEYLPEELLLEVINSIRKAYRPGWFGDETDPTTFELLTLIAFIAFRKVGCKWAVLETGLGGRLDATNIVIPQVSVITSIELEHTRLLGNSIAEVAAEKGGIIKPRVPVLLGDLHPEAVSVLADIARRRNSPLYRSSDIHITATKEGGVDFQLPGGVKIEAHPGITGVHQRINASAAAMAVQLALQKPYKLDTNACIRGIEAARLPGRFEVVRNLGRDWIYDGAHTPNSVAATAETFRTRYPSGGVLVFAIAEDKNTEGVTAALPAGLSAVIVTRPGTFRVSSPEKVSKTVSQRYPGVELIPEAGKAIERALECASPGEPILVMGSFYLLGAVKEVQDF, encoded by the coding sequence ATGAAGGAGCCCCTTCCCCCAGCCCTTGCTGAAGCCTTTGCCTGGATAGAGAGCTTCACCAATTTTGAGCGCCGCGCTGCCGACAATCTGCGTCCCTTCCGGCTGGACCGCATGAAGATGCTGGCCCGGGAGTTTGGTGACCCGCAAAACTCCTTTTCCATTATTCACGTCGCAGGATCCAAGGGGAAAGGTTCAACCTGCGCCTTTGCCGGTTCCATTCTTACAGCAGCAGGATTCAGAACCGGGGTATACGCGTCTCCCCACGTGCTGAGTTACCGTGAACGATTTATGCTGGATGGTGAGTATCTTCCCGAAGAGCTGCTTCTCGAAGTAATTAATTCCATCAGAAAAGCCTACAGACCTGGATGGTTCGGTGACGAAACAGACCCCACAACCTTTGAACTACTGACCCTGATCGCTTTTATTGCCTTCCGGAAAGTTGGCTGCAAATGGGCCGTGCTGGAGACCGGCCTTGGCGGCCGCCTGGACGCTACCAACATTGTTATACCCCAGGTTTCTGTAATAACGTCCATTGAACTTGAGCATACCCGCCTGCTGGGAAACAGTATCGCCGAGGTGGCCGCGGAAAAGGGTGGTATTATAAAACCCCGCGTTCCGGTCCTGCTGGGAGACCTCCATCCTGAAGCGGTATCGGTCCTGGCGGATATTGCCCGCCGCCGTAACAGCCCTCTGTACAGGAGCTCCGACATACATATCACTGCAACAAAGGAGGGAGGGGTAGATTTTCAGCTTCCCGGGGGGGTAAAAATAGAGGCACACCCCGGTATTACAGGAGTTCACCAGAGGATTAACGCCTCCGCTGCCGCTATGGCGGTCCAGCTGGCACTTCAGAAACCTTACAAGCTTGATACAAATGCCTGTATCCGGGGAATTGAGGCTGCCCGGCTTCCAGGACGCTTCGAGGTGGTCCGCAACTTGGGGCGGGACTGGATTTATGATGGCGCTCATACGCCAAATTCAGTTGCCGCAACAGCAGAGACCTTTCGGACCAGGTACCCCTCCGGGGGGGTCCTTGTTTTTGCCATTGCCGAGGATAAAAACACAGAAGGCGTCACCGCTGCCCTGCCTGCAGGGCTTTCGGCGGTAATCGTAACCAGACCGGGAACCTTCAGGGTAAGCAGCCCGGAGAAGGTCTCGAAGACAGTCTCCCAAAGGTATCCCGGGGTTGAACTGATTCCCGAAGCCGGCAAGGCGATAGAACGGGCACTGGAATGTGCGTCTCCGGGGGAGCCGATCCTGGTAATGGGATCATTCTATTTACTAGGTGCTGTTAAAGAAGTACAGGATTTCTAG
- the hisD gene encoding histidinol dehydrogenase, which translates to MEIPVRRWRDLSNKQKETILQRSELNISEVSDTVKEIIRRIQDTGDAALKELSLELDKVDLNLHPLRVSEDEFDRARQVVSDEVKDALLFSIENVRIYHEAQLPRSIEMMEIRPGVYAGERATPIDSAAIYIPRGRGSFPSMLYMLAVPATIAGVPRIAVLTPPDRDGGIDPACLYTAEICGVEEIYRFGGAHGIAAMALGTESVSPVDKIIGPGSMYVAAAKRLLSDSVDIGLPAGPSESAILADAKADPYLLAIDLLTEAEHGADSSAILVCTDEALAARAAEHLSAEIEKLPQPRKDFVHAVFSGYGAVITAGSIEEAAEIINLYAPEHLQVQCHDPFDVLPLIRNAGEIILGSNTPFSAANYAIGANAVLPTGGRARTYSPVSVRDFMKYSSVIYATRAGNALLSEHVEVLAEYEGFPAHKNAVLKRR; encoded by the coding sequence ATGGAGATACCCGTGCGCCGCTGGCGCGACTTGAGCAATAAGCAGAAAGAGACCATCTTGCAGCGGTCCGAGCTGAACATCAGCGAGGTCAGCGATACAGTAAAAGAAATCATTCGCCGCATACAGGACACCGGTGATGCTGCGTTAAAAGAGCTGAGTCTTGAACTGGACAAGGTCGACCTCAATCTTCATCCTCTTCGGGTAAGCGAGGATGAATTCGACCGGGCCAGGCAGGTTGTCTCCGACGAGGTCAAGGACGCCCTGCTCTTTTCCATCGAGAATGTCCGTATCTATCACGAGGCGCAGCTCCCCAGGTCCATAGAAATGATGGAGATACGCCCCGGTGTCTATGCCGGGGAACGAGCCACCCCGATCGATTCTGCGGCCATCTATATTCCCAGAGGCAGAGGAAGCTTTCCCTCAATGCTCTACATGCTTGCCGTGCCTGCGACAATAGCGGGAGTGCCTCGGATTGCAGTGCTGACACCACCTGACCGGGATGGCGGCATTGATCCCGCCTGCCTCTACACCGCGGAGATCTGCGGCGTAGAAGAGATATACCGCTTCGGCGGGGCCCACGGGATAGCCGCCATGGCCCTGGGAACAGAATCGGTGAGCCCTGTCGACAAGATAATCGGCCCCGGAAGCATGTACGTAGCTGCAGCAAAACGACTTTTGTCTGACAGTGTGGATATCGGTCTTCCCGCTGGTCCCTCGGAATCAGCGATTCTCGCGGATGCCAAAGCCGACCCGTACCTGCTCGCCATCGATCTTCTGACCGAAGCTGAGCACGGCGCCGACAGTTCTGCAATTCTCGTTTGTACCGATGAGGCCCTGGCGGCCAGAGCCGCCGAGCATCTATCAGCTGAAATAGAAAAGCTGCCACAGCCGAGGAAGGACTTTGTTCATGCTGTATTTTCCGGTTACGGCGCTGTTATTACCGCCGGCTCAATCGAGGAGGCCGCGGAGATCATCAATCTCTATGCTCCGGAGCATCTCCAGGTGCAGTGCCACGACCCCTTTGACGTATTGCCTCTTATACGTAACGCAGGAGAGATTATCCTGGGAAGCAATACTCCCTTCTCTGCCGCGAACTACGCGATAGGGGCCAACGCGGTCCTGCCTACAGGAGGGCGTGCACGCACCTATTCCCCGGTTTCCGTGCGGGATTTCATGAAATATTCTTCCGTCATCTACGCCACCAGGGCCGGTAATGCCCTGTTGTCAGAGCATGTGGAAGTCCTGGCAGAGTATGAGGGATTTCCGGCTCATAAGAACGCGGTATTAAAAAGACGATGA
- the folP gene encoding dihydropteroate synthase: protein MSDHPADIDFSRSPLIMGIINCTPDSFYPSSRASIMADASRKARQLIEEGAHILDLGGESSRPGAEYVDKDEELRRVIPIVEEIRKKSEIPISIDTRKAAVAVAAFEAGADIINDISALQDDEKMAETVASYGGSIVLMHKRGSPKDMQLKPHYENVIEEVKAELQQAVDTALQAGIDRSKIILDPGIGFGKRHEDNLSLLRDIEQLAALQFPVLIGHSRKSFLEKITGRVVDERIHASIAVGVLAHLKGAAILRVHDVAATLDAVMVVRAIEGDSSSWNG from the coding sequence ATGTCAGATCATCCTGCGGATATCGATTTTTCAAGGTCTCCTCTGATCATGGGGATAATTAATTGTACTCCAGACTCCTTTTATCCATCCTCTCGTGCATCTATTATGGCGGATGCCTCGCGTAAGGCCAGACAGCTCATAGAGGAAGGTGCCCATATTCTGGATCTTGGAGGCGAATCTTCCCGTCCAGGGGCCGAGTATGTGGACAAGGATGAAGAACTGCGCAGGGTCATACCGATTGTCGAGGAAATCCGCAAAAAGTCGGAAATTCCGATCAGTATCGATACGCGAAAAGCTGCCGTAGCCGTCGCCGCTTTCGAGGCCGGTGCGGATATAATAAACGATATTTCGGCGCTGCAGGATGATGAAAAAATGGCAGAGACGGTTGCCTCTTACGGAGGATCAATTGTCCTGATGCATAAACGGGGGTCACCTAAGGATATGCAGCTGAAACCCCACTATGAGAATGTCATTGAAGAGGTTAAGGCGGAATTGCAGCAGGCGGTGGATACTGCTCTGCAGGCAGGTATCGACAGAAGCAAAATTATCCTCGACCCGGGAATCGGGTTCGGCAAGCGGCATGAGGACAACCTGTCCCTGCTCCGGGATATTGAACAGCTTGCGGCCTTACAGTTTCCCGTTCTAATCGGCCATTCCCGAAAATCTTTCCTGGAAAAAATCACCGGCCGTGTAGTAGATGAGCGCATCCATGCCAGTATTGCAGTAGGGGTCCTGGCTCATCTGAAGGGCGCAGCCATATTGAGGGTCCATGATGTCGCCGCTACCCTCGATGCTGTTATGGTTGTTCGGGCCATTGAGGGAGACAGCAGTTCATGGAATGGCTGA
- the cdaA gene encoding diadenylate cyclase CdaA, with product MEWLNQIWLFRDIIRPLLDILILSFIIYQIYQILVQTRAIQLVKGAFLMTLIYVLAFFLELTTLLWIMNGLATVLVIIIAIVFQPELRNIFTTIGRGEWLRLQNRGTSYQLDSVLNAVEVLAGRQRGALIVFSLKVGLKNIIETGTRLNADISSSLILTIFGHDTPLHDGAIVLQGGDIVSAGCFLPLSEQSDIRRSFGTRHRAALGLAEETDAVVLIVSEETGAVSLAYNANLYYDLTINEVRLTLRRLLNIHEDEREEEGAVIEH from the coding sequence ATGGAATGGCTGAACCAGATATGGCTCTTTCGGGATATTATCCGACCGCTTCTGGATATCCTGATTCTCTCTTTTATTATCTATCAGATTTACCAGATCCTGGTTCAGACCAGGGCGATTCAGTTGGTAAAGGGTGCATTCCTGATGACCCTGATCTACGTGCTTGCCTTCTTTCTGGAGCTTACCACCCTGTTGTGGATCATGAATGGTCTGGCAACGGTACTGGTAATCATAATCGCCATTGTGTTTCAGCCGGAGCTTCGCAATATTTTTACAACCATCGGCCGGGGTGAGTGGCTAAGGCTGCAGAATCGGGGCACTTCGTATCAGCTGGACAGTGTATTAAATGCGGTGGAGGTGCTGGCCGGACGGCAGCGGGGTGCGCTTATTGTGTTCAGCCTCAAGGTGGGATTAAAAAATATTATTGAAACCGGAACACGGCTGAATGCGGATATAAGCTCTTCCCTGATTCTGACAATCTTTGGCCATGATACGCCCCTGCACGACGGTGCCATTGTCCTGCAGGGAGGAGACATTGTCTCCGCCGGCTGTTTTCTGCCCCTTTCAGAACAGTCGGACATACGCCGCAGTTTTGGTACACGCCACAGGGCCGCCCTGGGGCTTGCGGAAGAGACAGACGCGGTGGTGCTTATTGTCTCGGAAGAGACAGGAGCAGTATCGCTGGCTTATAATGCGAACCTTTACTACGATTTAACAATTAACGAAGTACGTTTAACCTTGCGGCGTTTGCTAAACATTCATGAAGACGAACGGGAAGAAGAGGGGGCCGTGATTGAACATTAG